From a region of the Neobacillus niacini genome:
- a CDS encoding carbohydrate ABC transporter permease, which produces MDDTINDVQEKKSFKDKYSKISEKATPYIFIAPFYILFLIFGLFPIVFSAILAFSKWDGIGEVQFTGLENFKTLLADTDFWLSIKNTLIIWVIQTVPMLVIALVLAFLINLSIVKRKEFYKTTFFLPYVTSVVAVTILFGLIFSNQSGLINAVLELLGKEPIAFIDSPFWIRIIIALVGIWQYLGYNMIIYYSGLQKIPADYYEAAIIDGASNYQLFTKITVPLLKPIILFTVMMSTIGGLQVFAEAQVLVPTNATAEGGALTIVYYIYQTAFLQSRYGYGSTITWGLVVIILIISLINWYLTSYRIKGEDD; this is translated from the coding sequence ATGGATGATACGATCAATGATGTGCAAGAGAAGAAGAGTTTTAAGGATAAATACAGCAAAATTTCAGAAAAGGCAACTCCTTATATATTCATAGCTCCATTTTATATACTCTTTCTTATTTTTGGATTATTCCCCATTGTTTTTTCTGCTATCCTAGCATTTAGTAAATGGGATGGTATTGGAGAGGTGCAATTTACTGGTTTAGAAAACTTTAAGACTTTATTAGCTGATACAGACTTTTGGTTATCGATAAAAAATACGCTGATCATTTGGGTTATCCAAACCGTTCCAATGCTAGTCATCGCACTAGTGTTAGCCTTTTTAATCAATCTTAGTATTGTTAAGCGAAAGGAATTTTATAAAACAACCTTTTTCTTACCTTATGTTACATCGGTAGTGGCAGTAACGATTCTGTTTGGACTTATATTTTCCAATCAGAGTGGATTAATCAATGCAGTTTTGGAATTGTTAGGGAAGGAACCGATTGCTTTTATTGATAGTCCCTTCTGGATTCGAATTATTATTGCTTTAGTTGGCATCTGGCAATATCTAGGCTACAACATGATTATTTATTATAGCGGTTTGCAAAAAATACCAGCTGACTATTATGAAGCAGCCATCATTGACGGCGCTTCCAACTATCAGTTATTCACCAAAATAACAGTCCCATTATTGAAACCGATTATTTTATTTACAGTTATGATGTCAACCATTGGAGGTTTACAAGTATTTGCTGAAGCACAAGTACTCGTTCCAACCAATGCAACAGCTGAGGGCGGGGCGTTAACGATTGTGTACTATATTTATCAAACTGCATTCCTTCAAAGTAGATATGGATATGGCTCAACTATCACCTGGGGATTAGTTGTCATCATATTAATCATTTCCTTAATTAACTGGTACTTAACATCTTACAGAATAAAGGGGGAGGATGACTAA
- a CDS encoding carbohydrate ABC transporter permease, translating into MKKLSLSTIVIRFTLIVGAIFSLFPFYWMIVMASRTNSEIFAIPPYLTLGGHLIENTIIVLTETNFFQAFLNTVFYAVVSTILILFFDSLAGYTFAKMKFKGKKILFVFLLATMMIPGQINIIPQFIMMDWMGWVGSYNALIIPGMANAFGIFWIKQYCENAIPDSIIEAAKMDGCSTFGTYWRIGIPILKPALSFLAIYSFIGAWNNYTWPLIILNDESKYVISLALTRLQGLYFTDYPLVITGTLISTIPVLLIFFFFSRQLMAGITDGAVKE; encoded by the coding sequence ATGAAGAAATTATCACTTTCTACTATTGTTATAAGGTTTACGTTAATTGTTGGTGCTATTTTCTCTTTATTCCCCTTTTATTGGATGATTGTTATGGCAAGTAGAACCAATAGTGAGATTTTTGCTATTCCTCCCTACTTAACATTAGGTGGACATTTAATAGAAAATACCATCATTGTCTTAACAGAAACCAATTTCTTTCAAGCCTTTTTGAATACGGTATTTTATGCTGTTGTATCCACGATACTGATTCTGTTCTTTGATTCTTTAGCAGGATATACATTTGCAAAAATGAAATTCAAAGGGAAAAAAATACTGTTTGTGTTTTTGTTAGCGACTATGATGATCCCAGGGCAAATCAACATCATCCCGCAATTTATTATGATGGATTGGATGGGCTGGGTGGGCTCCTATAATGCATTGATCATACCAGGAATGGCAAATGCATTTGGGATATTCTGGATAAAACAGTATTGTGAAAATGCTATTCCAGATAGTATTATTGAAGCCGCAAAGATGGACGGCTGTAGTACATTTGGGACCTACTGGAGAATTGGGATTCCTATATTAAAACCGGCCTTGTCCTTCTTAGCGATTTACTCGTTTATTGGCGCCTGGAATAATTATACATGGCCGTTAATTATCTTAAATGATGAATCGAAATATGTTATATCGCTGGCTTTAACAAGATTACAAGGGTTATATTTTACAGATTATCCACTTGTCATAACAGGTACATTAATAAGTACTATACCGGTACTGCTCATA